Proteins encoded together in one Ochotona princeps isolate mOchPri1 chromosome 20, mOchPri1.hap1, whole genome shotgun sequence window:
- the SAMD9 gene encoding sterile alpha motif domain-containing protein 9 has product MAQLKLPENTEDWTKEDVNKWLESHKIDKKHRDTLMAQDVNGAVLRFLKKTHLVDMGITHGPAIQIEELFKELQKKGNKYAHKKQELVQKENRDTSKQNQQKAESTDGAKASAMSPVEKDSKSLTNELMEEQRGDTKETPPPIEPSCRTHPFNRFDELWRYKSNFILQPETGPHNLIDPIHEFKALTNTEKATEEDVKMKFSNEVFEFASACMNSRTNGTIHFGVKDKPHGQIVGVKLANITKNALIDHFDRMIGKYFEEHQVQQAKTCIQGPRFVEVLLPDDTVSDRFVIEVDVIPHYSVCGQDYFRIKKQICNNKTWKQSSEFSVFVRDGASNKNMMKNKTDFKMFKLNLKTLAESRKEAEDNPMAKTNNNNNEGLRLVELLTGNRDLLDNSYYDWYILVTNKCHPSQIQYLDFLRELKWFAVLEFDPESESNGAVKAFKENRLANLHFPSQYIDGKNTREDMIANLNLYQQPSWIFCNGRSDLNSEKYKPLDPISWQRERASEVRKLISFLTHEEIMPRGKVLVVFLLLSPVDDPRDPLIETFCAFYQDLKGMENILCMCVHPKICQGWKDLLEVRLTKQQDELSNQCISTLSLQEINGTILKLKSVTQSSNRLLPSSGSSTVLLKKEEDTMTSLDILCVNECEGTLLEQDKDKKKFQEFRASKEKAFYRGGKVSWWNFYFSSKNYSSAFVKRDKYEKLERMIQDWADSSRPVSVKIIHLYHHPGCGGTTLAMNVLWELREKFRCAVLKNKTLDFSEIGKQVTNLITYGKTNNQEYLPVLLLVDDFEEQDNVFLLQSSIQSAVADKHIRYEKPLVIILNCMRSQNPEKSAKFPDSIALMHQLSPKEQRAFEFKLENIKTEYENFEDFYSFMIMKENFKKEYIENVVRNILKGQDPSTKEAKLFSFLALLNSYVPDTTISLSQCENFLGIANKKAFWGTEKLEEKMGTYSTILIRTEVIECGVYCGVRVIHPLIASLSLEELKNSYRLGKSQMMLDMLTENLFYETGIGKNKFLQDVQTLLLIRQRNEHEDDTGNQFSPFIEALHKEEGNQAVQKVLEISIQRFNKNAFICQALARHFYIKEKDFGNALHWAQEAKTIEPFNSYISDTVGQVYKNKLRWCIEDKAKGKHISAEELTELLRLAVHASDAFKESQRQSEDKQNEGQERWCQTSKRRYDTYNIAGYQGEIEVGFLTIQILQLIPFFDKTNELSRKDMVNFVSGNADIPGDSDNKFKATLKNFIPYLTNLQSSLKKSFDFFDDYFVLLKPRNNIKQNEEARTRRKVAMYFKKYIDIFGPSVENSNKGLGSKLSLPLQVEEYRRGLAALKADKFSGLLEYLVKSQEDAVSTMEHIVTQYTFLFDKSNEKIQPKEKQNFILANIILSCIKPNSRFVKPIKKLKDQIREILQQVGLTCRFSEPYFLAFLLFWPENQQLDQDSKQMEKYAQSLENSFRGQYKHMFRTKQPIAYFFLGKGNNTNRLVHKGKIDQCCEKTPDINSWWQSGDVWKNRNVQELLLRLQGRAENNCLYIEYGVNEKITLSITPAFWGQLRSGRSIEKVSFYLGFSIGGPLAYDIEII; this is encoded by the coding sequence ATGGCACAACTGAAGCTTCCAGAAAATACAGAAGATTGGACAAAAGAAGATGTAAACAAGTGGTTAGAAAGCCATAAGATTGACAAAAAACACAGGGATACCTTGATGGCACAAGATGTGAATGGAGCAGTCTTgaggtttttaaagaaaacacatcTTGTTGACATGGGCATAACGCATGGACCAGCTATCCAAATAGAAGAACTAttcaaagaattacagaaaaaaggCAATAAATATGCTCATAAGAAACAAGAATTGGtgcaaaaggaaaacagagataCTTCAAAGCAAAACCAACAGAAAGCAGAGAGCACAGATGGGGCTAAGGCCTCTGCCATGAGCCCAGTTGAGAAGGATTCTAAGTCACTAACAAATGAGCTCATGGAAGAGCAAAgaggagacacaaaagaaacacCACCACCCATAGAGCCATCCTGCAGAACACATCCTTTTAATAGATTTGATGAATTATGGAGATATAAATCCAATTTTATTCTCCAGCCTGAAACAGGACCACACAACCTCATTGATCCAATACATGAATTCAAAGCCCTTACAAATACAGAAAAGGCCACAGAAGAGGATGTGAAGATGAAATTCAGCAATGAAGTTTTTGAATTTGCTTCAGCTTGTATGAATTCACGTACCAATGGCACCATTCATTTTGGAGTTAAAGACAAACCCCACGGGCAAATTGTTGGCGTGAAACTCGCCAATATTACCAAAAATGCTCTCATTGACCACTTTGACAGGATGATAGGTAAGTATTTTGAAGAGCATCAGGTTCAACAAGCAAAGACTTGCATTCAAGGACCAAGATTTGTAGAAGTTTTACTGCCGGATGATACTGTGTCTGACAGATTTGTTATCGAGGTAGATGTCATTCCACATTACTCTGTATGTGGACAGGACTATTTCcggattaaaaagcaaatttgcaacaacaaaacatggaaacagaGTTCAGAGTTCTCAGTCTTTGTGCGAGATGGGGCCAGCAATAAAaacatgatgaaaaataaaacagacttcaaaatgtttaaattaaatttaaaaacgcTAGCAGAGTCTAGGAAAGAGGCAGAAGACAATCCCATGgctaaaacaaataataataataatgaaggacTGAGGTTGGTTGAACTGCTAACAGGAAATCGGGATTTGTTAGATAATTCCTACTATGATTGGTACATTCTTGTAACAAACAAGTGTCATCCGAGTCAAATACAGTATTTGGATTTCCTGAGGGAACTTAAATGGTTTGCTGTTTTGGAGTTTGATCCTGAATCTGAGAGCAACGGAGCAGTCAAagctttcaaagaaaacagactAGCAAATCTTCACTTTCCAAGTCAATACATAGATGGGAAAAACACACGAGAGGACATGATTGCCAATCTGAATCTCTACCAGCAACCCAGCTGGATTTTCTGTAACGGCCGGTCAGACCTTAACAGTGAAAAATATAAACCCTTGGATCCAATTtcctggcagagagaaagagcttccgaaGTCAGGAAACTGATCTCCTTTCTTACACATGAAGAGATCATGCCAAGAGGGAAGGTTTTGGTAGTATTTTTACTACTTTCTCCTGTGGATGACCCAAGGGATCCCCTCATTGAAACTTTCTGTGCATTCTACCAAGATCTCAAAGGGATGGAAAATatactatgtatgtgtgtgcatccaAAAATATGTCAAGGATGGAAAGATCTACTTGAAGTAAGATTAACAAAGCAGCAAGATGAACTTTCGAACCAGTGTATCTCCACTTTGAGTCTTCAAGAAATAAATGGCACAATTCTGAAACTGAAATCTGTGACTCAGTCCTCAAATAGACTTCTGCCCTCTAGCGGTTCATCTACTGTGCTCCTGAAGAAGGAAGAAGACACCATGACTTCTCTGGATATTCTTTGTGTAAACGAATGTGAAGGCACCCTTTTAGAGCAGGACAAGGACAAAAAGAAATTCCAGGAATTCAGGGCATCAAAAGAGAAAGCTTTCTATCGAGGCGGCAAAGTTTCATGgtggaatttctatttttcttccaaaaactATTCTTCAGCATTTGTCAAAAGGGATAAATATGAAAAACTTGAAAGAATGATTCAAGACTGGGCAGATTCTTCCAGGCCGGTAAGTGTCAAAATTATCCACCTGTATCACCATCCCGGCTGTGGGGGCACCACCTTGGCGATGAATGTTCTCTGGGAACTAAGGGAGAAATTCAGATGTGCTGTATTGAAAAATAAGACATTGGATTTTTCTGAAATTGGAAAACAGGTGACCAACTTAATAACATATGGCAAAACTAACAATCAGGAGTACTTGCCTGTACTACTGCTTGTTGACGACTTTGAGGAACAGGACAACGTCTTCCTGCTGCAGTCCTCCATTCAGTCAGCTGTGGCTGACAAGCACATTCGATATGAAAAACCACTTGTGATCATCCTAAACTGCATGAGATCACAAAACCCTGAAAAAAGTGCCAAGTTCCCAGACAGCATTGCCCTCATGCACCAACTGTCTCCCAAAGAACAGAGAGCTTTTGAGTTTAAATTGGAAAACATAAAAACCGAATACGAGAACTTTGAAGATTTTTACTCTTTCATGatcatgaaagaaaattttaagaaagaatacATTGAAAATGTGGTGAGGAATATCTTGAAAGGGCAGGACCCTTCCACCAAGGAGGCCAAGCTCTTCTCTTTTCTGGCTCTTCTGAATTCCTACGTGCCTGATACCACCATTTCACTGTCACAGTGTGAAAACTTCTTGGGAATAGCAAATAAGAAAGCTTTCTGGGGAACAGAGAAACTGGAAGAAAAGATGGGCACATATTCAACAATTCTCATCAGGACCGAGGTGATCGAATGTGGGGTCTACTGTGGGGTGCGTGTCATTCACCCTCTGATTGCCAGCCTCTCCCTGGAAGAACTGAAGAACAGCTATCGCTTGGGGAAGAGTCAGATGATGCTGGATATGCTAACAGAAAATTTGTTTTATGAAACTGGGAttgggaaaaataaatttttgcaaGATGTGCAGACATTGTTGCTTATAAGACAACGGAATGAGCATGAAGATGACACAGGAAATCAGTTCTCTCCGTTCATTGAAGCCTTACATAAAGAAGAAGGCAATCAAGCAGTTCAAAAGGTGTTAGAAATAAGTATCCAGCGGTTCAACAAAAATGCGTTCATTTGCCAGGCCTTAGCTAGACATTTCTACATCAAAGAGAAGGACTTCGGCAACGCTCTGCATTGGGCACAAGAAGCAAAAACTATTGAACCCTTCAATTCTTATATCTCAGACACAGTGGGTCAGgtttacaaaaataaactaaGATGGTGTATAGAGGATAAGGCAAAAGGCAAGCACATATCCGCTGAGGAGCTAACGGAACTTTTGCGTTTAGCAGTACATGCCTCGGACGCGTTCAAGGAATCCCAACGGCAAAGTGAAGACAAACAGAACGAGGGGCAAGAACGGTGGTGCCAGACGTCCAAGAGGAGGTATGACACTTACAACATAGCTGGTTACCAGGGAGAGATAGAAGTTGGATTCCTCACAATCCAGATTCTCCAGCTCATTCCTTTTTTTGACAAAACAAATGAACTATCTAGAAAAGATATGGTCAATTTTGTCTCAGGAAATGCTGATATCCCAGGGGACTCAGACAATAAATTTAAAGCCACTCTCAAGAACTTCATTCCTTATCTGACCAACTTGCAATCTTCTTTGAAAAAGTCCTTTGATTTTTTTGACGACTACTTTGTCCTTCTAAAACCGAGGAACAACATTAAGCAAAATGAAGAGGCTAGAACTCGGAGAAAAGTggctatgtattttaaaaagtatatagatATATTTGGTCCCTCAGTGGAGAACTCAAACAAAGGTCTCGGATCAAAGCTTAGTTTGCCACTTCAAGTAGAGGAGTACAGAAGAGGCCTGGCAGCTTTAAAAGCAGACAaattctctgggctcctggaataTCTTGTCAAAAGTCAAGAAGATGCAGTAAGCACCATGGAACATATAGTGACTCAATATACTTTTCTCTTTGATAAAAGTAATGAGAAAATCCAACCAAAGGAAAAGCAGAATTTCATCTTGGCCAACATCATTCTCTCGTGCATTAAACCTAACTCCAGGTTTGTGAAGCCAATTAAAAAACTGAAAGATCAGATTCGAGAAATTTTGCAACAAGTAGGACTGACTTGCAGGTTTTCAGAACCCTATTTCCTGGCCTTTCTTTTATTCTGGCCAGAAAACCAACAACTAGATCAAGATTCTAAACAAATGGAAAAGTACGCTCAGTCGTTGGAGAACTCCTTCAGGGGGCAATACAAACATATGTTTCGTACCAAGCAACCCATTGCATATTTCTTCCTTGGAAAAGGTAACAATACGAACAGACTTGTTCACAAAGGAAAAATTGATCAATGCTGTGAAAAGACACCTGATATCAATTCCTGGTGGCAAAGTGGAGATGtatggaaaaacagaaatgtcCAGGAGCTTCTACTTCGTTTACAAGGTCGAGCTGAAAATAACTGTTTATATATAGAATATGGAGTCAATGAAAAAATCACATTATCCATTACACCTGCTTTCTGGGGTCAACTCCGGAGTGGCAGAAGCATAGAAAAGGTGTCTTTTTATCTGGGGTTTTCCATTGGAGGCCCACTTGCTTATGATATTGAAATTATTTAA